GAGCGCCAAGTCAGCCCAGAACTGATTTCGATAAGCCAACTTCAGATCTGCAACGGTATTAACGTCACCGGTTTCAATGGTCGCATCGGCGGTGAAGGTGGTGTATTCCTGCAACTTATGTTCCCACTTAGCTGCGGTACGGAAGATCGCTTCATCTTTTTTGTTCAAGTCGTCATCGGATTCTTCGCTAACGCTCACTTTGTTATAACGATAACCGAGACCGACCTCAAGGATCAGTTCACTGTCCTTGGTTTCATAGGGGGTCCAACCGTATCCCGATGAAAAGGTATGTTTACGGGTATATGAACCGAAGCGGTCCCACTTTAGGTCGCCACGACCATAGATGTACTCCGAGCCCGCTAATTTGTAATCAAGCTGGTACTGAAACTGATATTGCTCGGCGGAGGTTTCATCCTCATCTGAAGCAAAGTAACCCCAAACGCCCCACTCATGGCGGGCGGCATCGCCATCGTAAATCGCTTTAACGCGGCTGTTAAAGTTGGAGGTATCGCTGTTGCCGCTGGTGTATTGCATTCCCAACTCAATCTCAGAGCTGAGATTCTTCTCCGGATCGCTGTAGTTTGGTGGCACCAATGCCATCGCTGGAGCGGACAAGAATAAAGCGGAATAAAACAGTGCGCGCATGGCCTTCCCCAGTGAGCAAAATAGGTGCAGGACAGTTTGCCCAAGCTGGGCCTAGATGGGAAGAGGTAAGCACCGCTTGTTGGTTTAATTGATGGTCAACGGATAAGTTGTGTTCAGTGGTGCTTTCCACTACAATGCGCCGGCTAATCGGCCAAAACCCTTTTTGTTCCTTGCTTCATAGGCCCGGCCGAGCCATTTGAAGCTAACTAACCGTAAGGAGCGATACGATGCGTCATTACGAAATCGTATTTATGGTTCACCCTGATCAGAGTGAGCAAGTACCTGGCATGGTTGAGCGTTACACTGCCACCATCGAAAAGGACGGCGGTAAAATCCACCGTCTGGAAGATTGGGGCCGTCGCCAACTGGCTTACCCTATCGAAAAGCTGCACAAAGCACACTACGTTTTGGTTAACACCGAAGCAACTGCTGAAGCCGTAGCTGAACTGGAAAACAACTTCCGTTTCAACGACGCAGTTATCCGTTCTATGGTACTTCGTACTAAGAACGCTGTAACTGAGCCTTCTCCTATGGCGAAAGCCAAGGAAGAGCGTGCTGAGCGCGCTGAACGTGGCGAGCGTCGTGAACGTTCTGAGCGTCCAGCTGCACCTGCTGCTGAGTAATCGGATTTCGTGAACTCCAATCGCCTGGAGCTTAGTGGCCATGTGTCGCGAGCCCCAAAGACCGTAACCGGAATCAATGGCGTACCCCACAGTTTCTTTTTGTTAGAGCATCGCTCAATGCAACAAGAAGCAGGTTTGAAAAGACCGGTGTATTGCAAGATTCAGGTTGTGCTCAGTGGCGAAGGAACACAATCCTTACTGAGTTATCTAGAGTTGGGAAGTAGTATCAAAGTAAGCGGGTTTCTCGCTTGGCAACAAGGCCGTAATGGTCAAAGCCGTTTGGTATTACACGCTGACTCGATTGAATCGATTTGCTAGGAGACTGCCCACATGGCACGTTATTTTCGTCGTCGTAAATTCTGCCGTTTCACCGCTGAAGGTGTTACTGAGATTGACTACAAAGACATCGCTACTCTGAAGAACTACGTTACTGAGAGTGGTAAAATTGTACCGAGCCGTATTACTGGCACCAGCGCAAAGTACCAGCGTCAGCTGGCTCGCGCTATTAAGCGTGCTCGTTACCTGGCTCTGCTGCCTTACACCGATCTGCAAGGTTAATCCCTGCGGTCTGTATAAACTTTAAGTAGAGGAAAGGTAATGGACGTAATTCTGTTAGACAAAGTTGCTAAATTGGGCAACTTGGGTGACAAAGTAACCGTAAAATCTGGTTACGCACGTAACTTCCTGCTGCCACAAGGCAAAGCAGTTGTAGCTAACGCTGCAAACTTGGAAGTATTTGAAGCTCGTCGCGCTGAGCTAGAAGCTAACATGGCTGATGCCCTGAAAGCTGCTGAAGCTCGTGCTGAGAAAATCGCTGCTCTGGAAGGCGTTTCTATCGCTTCCAAGTCTGGCGATGAAGGCAAGTTGTTCGGCTCTGTTGGTACTCGTGACATCGCTGATGCACTGACTGCTGCTGGCGTTGAAGTAACTAAAGCTGAAGTACGTCTACCAGAAGGCGCTCTGCGCAACACTGGTGACTACGAGATCGTTATCGGTCTGCACAGCGACGTAACTGCCACTGCTAAGATCGCTATCGTAGCAGCTGAGTAAGTTCGTTTAGCTTCAAATAAAAGCACCGCCCTAGGGCGGTGCTTTTTTGTACCTAAATTTTATTGTTGTGCGCTAAAAATACACAAATCATGAGTCATTAGTGAGCATTGTTACTCTGTTGTTCACTTACCCTGCAAAATAACCTTGCCCACATCAAGAATTCACTTCAAAGCCATTGTGCTAATGAAAACTGCCAATTACTGTGGCAAAACAATAACGTCAATTGGTGGTGGGTTTAGTGGATACGTTTAAAGACTTAGATTTCTTTAGCTTACAGGTTTTTAAAAGTATCTATGAAACACGACAGGCAGCGACCACAGCTAAGAGTCTTAATGTTTCTGCGCCAAAGGTGAGCCGCTGTTTAACAGCGATGCGGGCGCATTTTAGTGATGAGCTGTTTTATCGCAGCCACAATGGTTTATTACCCACTCCGAAAGCGGAGCGCCTCTATGCCTTTGTCGATAGCTTGGTTGAAGGCTTCAATAAGATGGCAGAAGTGGCTGATGATGACCTTTACGAGCGCCGGCCGATTGTATTGGCGGTTGTGCCATTGTTTTTACCGTTATTAGCAAAAACACTCCACCAACCTGAGTTTAGGGAGCTTTCCGAACGAATCGAGATCCGTGTTTGGAATGGCGAATCGCTTAGTGCCTTACTGCAAGGTGAGCTGGATTTTGGGATATCATTAGAACTATCAGATTCAACACGGGTTACTTCGACTTCGATTGATATGCCGGTAGGGATTAGCTTAGTAGGCCATCAGCATCACCCAATATGGCATCAAATGGATGAATTTAAGCTAGAGATGTTGGCTGAGTATCCTTTTGTTTACCAAATTCTAGTTGGTTTTAATGACCATATTGATCCGCTTGAGGCGTATTTTAGAAATAATGAACTGCCATTTAAAGCTATTTCAGCGGTGGGGAATAGCGATGATTGGTATGCCAAGCTGCTAACTAAAAACACCCTATCGTTCTGTGGTACTGCATACCTTGCTAAGTTTGTTGAGCGGCTACCGGGGCTGAAAATTGGGCTTATTCCAACAGAGGAGATGATGCGGTTGCACCAACATCAAGAGCCCCCTCAGTTCAAATTATTAGAGCGACAGTCGAATCTACGTCGTTACGATGATCAAGTACGAGGGCAATTACTATCACTTATCTATAAAGCCTTAAGTGACTGATATTTAACTACTAATTCTTGCCTGTTGCAGATAGTGAAATTTCCTATTACTGATTATGAAATTTCGAATTTCTTATCTGTC
The genomic region above belongs to Ferrimonas lipolytica and contains:
- a CDS encoding DUF481 domain-containing protein is translated as MRALFYSALFLSAPAMALVPPNYSDPEKNLSSEIELGMQYTSGNSDTSNFNSRVKAIYDGDAARHEWGVWGYFASDEDETSAEQYQFQYQLDYKLAGSEYIYGRGDLKWDRFGSYTRKHTFSSGYGWTPYETKDSELILEVGLGYRYNKVSVSEESDDDLNKKDEAIFRTAAKWEHKLQEYTTFTADATIETGDVNTVADLKLAYRNQFWADLALKFGVDITYTDKVPEDSEKTDVISTVNLIYSF
- the rpsF gene encoding 30S ribosomal protein S6, with protein sequence MRHYEIVFMVHPDQSEQVPGMVERYTATIEKDGGKIHRLEDWGRRQLAYPIEKLHKAHYVLVNTEATAEAVAELENNFRFNDAVIRSMVLRTKNAVTEPSPMAKAKEERAERAERGERRERSERPAAPAAE
- the priB gene encoding primosomal replication protein N, encoding MNSNRLELSGHVSRAPKTVTGINGVPHSFFLLEHRSMQQEAGLKRPVYCKIQVVLSGEGTQSLLSYLELGSSIKVSGFLAWQQGRNGQSRLVLHADSIESIC
- the rpsR gene encoding 30S ribosomal protein S18, which produces MARYFRRRKFCRFTAEGVTEIDYKDIATLKNYVTESGKIVPSRITGTSAKYQRQLARAIKRARYLALLPYTDLQG
- the rplI gene encoding 50S ribosomal protein L9 yields the protein MDVILLDKVAKLGNLGDKVTVKSGYARNFLLPQGKAVVANAANLEVFEARRAELEANMADALKAAEARAEKIAALEGVSIASKSGDEGKLFGSVGTRDIADALTAAGVEVTKAEVRLPEGALRNTGDYEIVIGLHSDVTATAKIAIVAAE
- a CDS encoding LysR family transcriptional regulator, producing the protein MDTFKDLDFFSLQVFKSIYETRQAATTAKSLNVSAPKVSRCLTAMRAHFSDELFYRSHNGLLPTPKAERLYAFVDSLVEGFNKMAEVADDDLYERRPIVLAVVPLFLPLLAKTLHQPEFRELSERIEIRVWNGESLSALLQGELDFGISLELSDSTRVTSTSIDMPVGISLVGHQHHPIWHQMDEFKLEMLAEYPFVYQILVGFNDHIDPLEAYFRNNELPFKAISAVGNSDDWYAKLLTKNTLSFCGTAYLAKFVERLPGLKIGLIPTEEMMRLHQHQEPPQFKLLERQSNLRRYDDQVRGQLLSLIYKALSD